In Dama dama isolate Ldn47 chromosome 9, ASM3311817v1, whole genome shotgun sequence, the following proteins share a genomic window:
- the NEUROG1 gene encoding neurogenin-1 translates to MPATLETCLSDLDCASSSSSSTSDRSGFLTDEEDCARLQQPASASGPPVTVRRGAPGIPGASDTPRAPDDEQERRRRRGRARVRSEALLHSLRRSRRVKANDRERNRMHNLNAALDALRSVLPSFPDDSKLTKIETLRFAYNYIWALAETLRLADQALPGGAARERLLPPQCAPCLPGPPSPASDAESWASGAAASPCAAAASPLSDPSSPAASEDFTYGPGDPLFSFPGLPKDLLHTTPCFIPYH, encoded by the coding sequence ATGCCAGCCACTCTAGAGACCTGCCTCTCGGACCTCGACTGcgctagcagcagcagcagcagcactagcGACCGGTCCGGCTTCCTCACCGACGAGGAGGACTGTGCCAGGCTCCAACAGCCCGCGTCCGCCTCGGGGCCGCCCGTGACGGTCCGCAGGGGCGCACCCGGGATTCCCGGGGCGTCCGACACTCCTCGAGCGCCGGATGATGAGCAGGAGCGGCGGCGCCGCAGGGGCCGCGCCCGGGTACGCTCCGAGGCGCTGCTGCACTCGCTGCGCAGGAGCCGACGAGTCAAGGCCAACGACCGCGAGCGAAACCGCATGCACAACCTGAACGCGGCGCTGGATGCGCTGCGCAGCGTGCTGCCCTCCTTCCCCGACGACAGCAAGCTCACCAAGATCGAGACGCTGCGCTTCGCCTACAACTACATCTGGGCTCTGGCGGAGACTCTGCGCCTGGCGGACCAGGCGCTGCCCGGGGGCGCTGCCCGCGAGCGCCTCCTGCCGCCACAGTGCGCACCCTGCCTCCCCGGGCCCCCGAGTCCCGCCAGCGACGCTGAGTCCTGGGCCTCCGGTGCCGCCGCCTCCCCCTGCGCCGCTGCCGCCTCGCCACTCTCTGACCCCAGTAGCCCCGCCGCATCCGAAGACTTCACCTATGGCCCCGGCGACCCTCTTTTCTCCTTCCCCGGCCTGCCCAAAGACTTGCTCCACACGACGCCCTGTTTCATCCCTTACCACTAG